In the Primulina tabacum isolate GXHZ01 chromosome 7, ASM2559414v2, whole genome shotgun sequence genome, TTTACTGGGCAACGAAGTTTCAGTATAAAGATCTTCTAATTTTTCCCAAAGTTCCTTAGCCGATTTTAGTTTACCAATTTTTCTTAACACAGAGTCAGACAAGTTCAAAATTATAGACGAATAAGCAAACTCATCCATTTCAGCTCTTTTTTCAGGAGTTTCAGCAGCAGAATATGACAAGTCTATCGCTTTGAAAACTCTTTGTTGTACCAAAATACCTTTCATTTTCTGCTGCCATATTGAAAACTCTGTTTTTCCGTTAAAAGGTTCGAGATGATATCCAGTCATAGCCATTTTCAAAAAATCTCAACAGTTAATcaaaaacaacaaattttcacacagaaaaaatttaaatcacaCAAGATCAAAACGAACACAGCGGAATCAACTTTTATGCCACGGAAATGGAAACTCAACAAGCACATAAAACCTAGAGTTCTACCAACAGCAAATTCCAGCACATAAATCCGCGGCAAGCGGTTACGCTACTAAATGCAGTAAAAGAGGTTCCAGCCAATATACCAGAGCGAAACCCTAAGTAAGAGTTTCAGATTCCGATGAACCGATGGCGACGGCACGGCGGGCAGAAAGGCGAGCAGCAAAGCAGGCAGCAAccaatggctctgataccactgttagTTGCCCATCGGTGATGCCGTATCTTCTTTATATTTTGCTAGCCAACCTGCAAGTTTCAACATAACAGGAAACAATAGAATATAATGTGTTGGGATAAAAACAGGCTCAGACGGACTGATTTTGGCCTCTCCAAATACACAGTAAACCAAGACGAAGACCACAAAGTTTTCCCTTCCTGTAACGCATGCTCTCACGGCCAGGGgttgcacacacacacagagaATCCGTCCCCTTGCTGTCAAGAGAACAAACGAGAGAGAAATGAACGCAAAAATAGAGAGAACACCGAAGACACTCAGTCACCGAAGGAAGACACACCCGAAGCAACCTTTTTTCTTCTCTCAAGACTCACGTTCTCTCATCTCTCAATCGGCAGCTCACAATTATTGGGGGAGTAGAAAACGAAGGCGGCTACTGCTAGGGAGAATGAAAAGGAGCGTTCCACCTTTTTAAGCCCTATAGCCCATATACAAATAAAGGTGGCCATAGTAATGGGCCAAAGAAAATATTGGGCCAAACCCAACATAAATCAAACCAAAAGGCAAAATAGAATCATTTTCAGAGTAAATTAAAGATGCCTATCGGACCAAAAGGCAAAATAGAATCATTTTTTGAGTAAATTATAGATGCTTATCTGACGGATATCGTTGGTCTTGGATCGGAGGAGTGTTCCAACAGACAAGAAAGTAACaattattctttatttttctaGGACCGAAATTtaacaggaaaaaaaaaataaagaaagcaaaaagaatttattattattttcatctGCCGGTTGCCTTTCTCAGTCGGAGGAccccaaataaatatttttttttggcgAAAATAAAGAAATACACCTACCATGCTTGCCCCTCCCCaacaatataattatatattttttaataaattgtaAATATCGGATAGTCCATCAATGTCATTGATTAATGAAGATTAACAATTGGAATGTGTCTTTTGAACATAATAAATTGTAGATACAGGATCAATCGTGGTATTTGAGCTTAATAAGAAAACAATTAATTCGGTCATTTAAGTTGTCTTGTTTTAAGTTTTCGTCATTCTACTTATCAAATTTGGGTTTTAAGACTAAAAACTTCTCGATAGTTTTCCAATTAACAACTTGATGTTTTCAGTAATTAAGTTATATAATAAACGATCAGACAAGATATTGACGTTGATTAttgtgttagagtagatgtccgaCGAACCAACTTATATATTGGACTTTATTGACTattgtataaaaataatatttattttaataatattttataattttatcaaattatGACATTTACGTTATTTGTATACACATGCAACCTGCAtagataaaatctttaaatatacAATAAGTATCATGAGGTATGTTTTTCtatgtaagatcatgaaactcattaggaagtgtattgtatattctaaattggTTCCTTATCGATTCAACAACCTAAACTAAGGATAAAGATCGCTCGAGattgagactagcatatgtgatgtaaacGTCGTGTTTTATTGGTAAGGACTGGAGATGTTCATTCATACAGATGAGTGAGCATTTGATGATGCATTAAACAACACTCCATTGAATTTTCCAAgaggttatcacttatcgaatGAAATAGTATGTGGTTATGACTGTACACCATTATCCTTTTGACCCGAGATAATGTGGAGTCtttacgtactagcatgcactttgatccgtttaccgactccattaaGGATCATCAGGTGGCGATGTTGAgtatagtttcgaaatacgtaggagtcaatgcattgtagtcacaTATTTACTTCTCATCTATGGGTGAAaatatcttatgtgatctgatTAGTTAACAGTGCAAGTAATCTCTAGCCAGCGTAAGACGgttgcatctttgaaaagtattTCCTCGGTTGCACATATCATGccactattattactcaaataTACATCACATCGTTGTCGAATTTATTtgcagctctcgatataccaatggttacagattcgatcaggatatataACTTGGAGGGGTCATGCTGTACGTTAACCATAACTTAGGGTtattgcagacactatcagtgatacctaaagaataatggggcgatgctactagacgctcttaccatgatccgaatGGTGTAATTAGGCCTGAGTTCTGACTTTCTTAATCAAagggttgatgaaaagaatgaggctaattagGATAAGCCCGAATAGGAACAAATGTTGTTATGAATCAATGAAGTTGTTAACACAGCTAATTGTATTCCTGAATCATTGAGGATTGAACAAGTATTGGATTTCATGTTcctgttgagatagtcaaattcaaaGAATTGAATTTGGCGACTGCAtgttgatggagatcaaacagattGTTTATAAAGGAAATTCTATGTTGATTTCATGTAATGAAAGTTGTGGAAGTTAGCTTAACTACTAATTAAGTTAAAAGAATAGAAATTTCTCTTTTAGTTACGGAGTTCAAAAACTGACAGCTGCCAAAAAGAGTTCACTTTCATTATACGAACAAGATTTGTACCATTGATACATTGGTATTGTTCGACAGTTGATCGATATTATACTGAGTTTacaattatatatttagtaaatttataatatactgattaaataataaattagtgGTAGTGACTACTAAGTACAAAATTCTTGTGAAACATTCTAGAAGAGTCTAGAacacattaattaataattaattgagtaattaaataaaaactatttatataattaattaaacattctagaatatatatgtgtatatatatgcgTGTATATGTACATATATTGTAAtatcaaaagttgataataATTTATGCATGGTATTTTCAAGAGtgaaaaatacataaataagaATTTTTGAATAATGAAAAAACAATATCATTATAAAAAGATAGTCCTGATTAGATGAGAAAGAgattttatatatgtataatcaATACTTACTTATACACATAAgtttttccaccaaaatttgACAATAAATTATCTCTCTACTTAAGTAAAAGATCGGCCACCCTCCTCAAGGAAGCACACGGTCGTGACTCCATTTCTCTGTCACGCCGCCGCCAGGACGGCGTAGAAATTATGAAATTCCAACGATCAACTCTCGATGCAAATTTCGTTTAGATCTCTAGTGCGAACTATACGAGGAATCCAGTTTCTGGTCGTGGATCTGATTAGACTATTGAAGAAGCAGAAATATCACTTCGTAGAAATTTACGATAAGAGTTATCTCATCTTAAAATCTGAAATAGTTGGAGCCGACGTTATATATGCAAAGATAAACTATTctaaaacacactatgaatAGTTTAAATCATATGATGTCAATGaatattttgaacataaaaaaaataattaaatttatgttaCTCTTTAAGTGCAAGCAAATGATATTCCAACATATTGCTCtcgaaaaattattaattttttaatcatcCAAGAATATGCATACATACATGGTGTTTTACTGATTAAACAACCACCCGTGATTTGCACGAGTTGCCATTCCAATGGCATCTTTAAGCATCGGGAACCATTTCACAATCAAACAATATCAAGCCTCCTAAGAAAACTTTTGTCTGAATTCTTACCTCATCATATATATGTATCCATGTATGTATTTATACGGCCTAATTATGCATGCGCATCGATcttgaattttataataattactTTATCCAACCCAACTAATTAAAAAGAACCTTTCACCCTCTCGTTGACTATATATGATTATTCTCTCATGGTCGACTAGATTCGTTTTTGTTCATTGGTTGTCAGTTTCTCTGAGGCTAATATCGACATGAACTCTATATAAGCACTCCAAGTTATGTCACAATCTTCATTAATCTGCCAAATTATTGAAGATTGCAGAATTAGGAAACCCTGAAAATGGTAAGCACGGCGCAGTTATATGGAAAAGCCATCACGTTTCTAGTTAATTTACTATCACTGTTTATTTCCCTTGAAATTTAATTTGTCGATTTTTCCAGGGAATTTTCGATAAAAATGTCAAAATTCAGCTTAAGCAGCAGCCAAGCAAGGGTGGAAGTAGAGCTACCGTATTTGTTTTCGGTATAGTCAAACAGTACTATGCCCGTGCTTCAATTTAGCAAATAGTTTATACGATATATATCATGAGTTTACGAGCCAACATCACAACAGTTggctttcgaataaaaaaataattcaaacctTTATATCTAATTTTCCGAAACGCACGTAAATCTTATATCTTCTCAAAATACACTAGGTTGCCTGCCTCCATGGTTCGCATTAGCCACATGTTCGGGGGGGAACCATCGCAACCATTCGATAcattttaagttaaataaaaagaaagtaATATAATGATATAAGATAATAATCCACGTTTACACTAATACAATATTCATACCAGCCATTCTATACCGTTTCTAAATATCTGTCATTTTTTGTACTCGTTTTCTGTTATAATGTCGCATTGACTCGACAAGAAAGCATATACTAATTCTTAACTTTGGAGCTTTAGCTAAATCACTTACTGATGTGTTTATTGACTGATATGTCCAAAAGACCATGCCACGAGCCACCGTCGGCTTACTTGACTGAATTTCTAAGTCTAACAGTCCTAGATGTGTATGTTATTAGTTATTTTGATTTTGACAAATGTGGTTTGAGTGTGTTGATTTTATGCAGCAATGGCAGCATTGGAAACAATGGCATTCATTTCAAATGGTGTTAGCATATTCACATACTTTTATGGGTACATGAACTTCAGCTTGACAAAATCAGCAACTTCACTCACTAATTTCATGGGGACTGCATTTTTGCTTCCATTGTTTGGAGGATTTATCTCAGATACTTACTTGTCAAGGTTCAAGACGTGTCTCATCTTTGGTTGCTTAGAAATCATGGTATGTAAAAATCGAGCTCTTAGTCATGCATTTCCTGCATATTACTCTTTAAGATTTTCAGAAAGTTAGATCTAAAGAAATAAAAGTAAAGGAGGTGAAAGTCacttttttcaaataaatataacaCTCGAAAAATATATTGTGGCAATTTTTCAGGGTTTTGTTCTTCTAGCAGTACAAGCACATTTCAAGCAGCGGAGACCTTTTCCCTGCAAAGATGTAGCCCCGAGTGCAACAAGTCATTGTGAATCCCCGACGAGAAGTCAAGAGGCTATTCTATTCACCGGTCTTTATCTTGTAGCACTCGGGACTGGTGGGATCAAAGCAGCTTTGCCTTCACTTGGCGCAGAGCAATTCGATGAACAAGACTCGAGGGAGGCTACTTCCCTTTCGAGTTTCTTCAACTGGTACATGTTTTCCCTCACTTTCGGAGCGATGCTTGGTGTCACGTTTGTGGTGTGGATCAGTTCAAATCTAGGATGGGATTGGGCTTTTGGTGTTTGTGCTGTAGCTGTGGCCATGGGAATTCTGTTTCTTAGCATGGGGCTATCTATTTATCGAAATTACCTGCCGAAAGGAAGCCCTTTAGTTCGAACTATACAGGTGTACGCCGGCAACTTGATATATTTTGGAtgtgaaaattacatttttaacGGCATTATACGTGAAATTTGCTGGTTTCTTAATCTTCAGATACGATGGTTGAATATTTTCATTAATGTGCTGTGCAGGTATTTGTAGCAGCCATTAGAAAATGGAGACTTCCTTTGCCGGATATGGCTGGAGAATTGCATGAAGTTCATGATAAAGAAGCTGCACAGAATCAGATTCTTCAAAGAACATATCAATTCAAGTCAGTCGTGTTTCTGCTAACACAAATTCAAAATCTTGAAATTGAATCTacctttgatctatctctaacAAAATAAACCAAATGTTTACAGATGTTTAGATCATGCAGCAATTATAACAGCAGAAGATGGACCAGTGCTATCAGCTGTTTCAGGGTCTTGGAAACTCTGTACCATCACACAAATTGAAGAAACAAAAATCCTTGTCCGAATGCTACCGATAATCCTCAGCACGGTCTTCATGAACACCTGTTTGGCTCAACTACAGACATTCTCCATTCAACAAAGCACCACAATGAATCGAAAAATCGGAAATTTCGAAGTTCCAGGATCCTCTGTCCCAGTAATCCCGCTCCTTTTCATGTTCATTCTTCTCCCCATTTACGACAAGGTATTCATCCCCGTAGCACGAAAGCTCACCGGTATCCCTACGGGAATCACGCAGCTCCAAAGGGTCGGTGTTGGGCTCGTGCTTTCAGCCATATCAATGGCAGTGAGTGGAGTAATAGAAACACGCAGGAAGAACGTAGCCATCGAGCATGGCATGGTGGACTCCCCCGGCCCTTTACCGATAAGCGTATTCTGGCTAGGGATACAGTATGCTATATTCGGCATGGCGGATATGTTCACGTTGGCGGGAATGCTGGACTTCTTCTATTCCGAAAGCTCGTCGGGGATGAAGTCCTTGGGTACGGCTATCTCGTGGTGCTCGCTGGCATTCGGGTATTTTACGAGCACGGTGGTGGTGAGTGTGGTGAATAAGGTAAGCAAAGGGTGGCTGGGGAGCAACAACTTGAATAGGGATAGGTTGGAGTATTTCTACTGGCTGCTTGCTGGGGTGAGTGTGTTGAATTTTGGGATGTACTTGGTGTGTGCTCGTTGGTACAAGTACAAGATGGTGCAAGAGGAAAAGAGTCGTTGGGATCATGTTGAGGAGAGTATCAATGTTAGCGTTGGGAAAGATGCTACACCATGAAATGGTTTTTTAATTGAC is a window encoding:
- the LOC142551547 gene encoding protein NRT1/ PTR FAMILY 4.5-like, coding for MAALETMAFISNGVSIFTYFYGYMNFSLTKSATSLTNFMGTAFLLPLFGGFISDTYLSRFKTCLIFGCLEIMGFVLLAVQAHFKQRRPFPCKDVAPSATSHCESPTRSQEAILFTGLYLVALGTGGIKAALPSLGAEQFDEQDSREATSLSSFFNWYMFSLTFGAMLGVTFVVWISSNLGWDWAFGVCAVAVAMGILFLSMGLSIYRNYLPKGSPLVRTIQVFVAAIRKWRLPLPDMAGELHEVHDKEAAQNQILQRTYQFKCLDHAAIITAEDGPVLSAVSGSWKLCTITQIEETKILVRMLPIILSTVFMNTCLAQLQTFSIQQSTTMNRKIGNFEVPGSSVPVIPLLFMFILLPIYDKVFIPVARKLTGIPTGITQLQRVGVGLVLSAISMAVSGVIETRRKNVAIEHGMVDSPGPLPISVFWLGIQYAIFGMADMFTLAGMLDFFYSESSSGMKSLGTAISWCSLAFGYFTSTVVVSVVNKVSKGWLGSNNLNRDRLEYFYWLLAGVSVLNFGMYLVCARWYKYKMVQEEKSRWDHVEESINVSVGKDATP